The Leptospira bouyouniensis genome window below encodes:
- a CDS encoding VOC family protein — protein sequence MTKTNAIGWFDLYVNQLDRAAKFYENICQQTLEDLIDPTGETKMKVFSSDMAIYGSSGALVESKYQKPGLGGTLVYFSVEDCLLDENKLKSYGGKLVRQKFSIGKFGFVSICEDSEGNQIGLSSMK from the coding sequence ATGACAAAAACAAATGCCATTGGTTGGTTTGATCTCTACGTGAATCAATTGGATAGAGCCGCGAAATTTTATGAAAATATATGCCAACAAACCTTAGAAGATCTAATCGACCCAACTGGTGAAACAAAAATGAAAGTTTTTTCTTCTGATATGGCTATTTATGGTTCTTCTGGTGCACTTGTGGAATCAAAATACCAAAAGCCTGGGTTAGGTGGAACATTGGTTTATTTTAGTGTTGAAGATTGTTTATTGGATGAAAATAAATTAAAATCTTATGGTGGAAAATTAGTTCGGCAAAAGTTTTCTATCGGCAAGTTTGGATTTGTATCCATTTGTGAAGATTCTGAAGGAAACCAAATTGGACTCAGTTCTATGAAATAA
- a CDS encoding gamma carbonic anhydrase family protein translates to MAYNQIPHFSKPFIHPNATAFGMIEFGTSVSIWPGAVVRADMNQIKLGSFVNIQDNSTLHTDSTSPITIGEWTLVGHNVMIHGCKIGRGVLVGIGSIVLDNAEIGDGSQIAAGCMIRGGKKIPPRSLVVPDGSDIKIFPGKAKPELTVAGCIEYAHLSVRFEQNVFVPFQKEEEVHFVSQAKEIIAKLGI, encoded by the coding sequence ATGGCTTATAATCAAATTCCCCATTTTTCAAAACCATTCATCCATCCGAATGCCACAGCTTTCGGAATGATTGAATTTGGAACGTCAGTTTCCATTTGGCCAGGAGCCGTGGTACGCGCAGATATGAACCAAATCAAATTGGGTAGTTTTGTGAATATCCAGGATAATTCCACTTTGCATACGGACTCCACAAGTCCTATCACTATCGGTGAATGGACATTAGTTGGTCATAATGTGATGATCCATGGTTGTAAAATTGGACGAGGAGTTCTTGTTGGTATTGGTTCGATTGTCCTCGACAATGCAGAGATTGGGGATGGATCTCAAATTGCAGCAGGTTGTATGATCCGAGGTGGAAAAAAAATCCCACCAAGATCTCTAGTTGTGCCTGATGGTTCTGATATTAAAATTTTTCCAGGAAAAGCCAAACCTGAACTTACTGTTGCGGGATGTATTGAGTATGCTCATTTATCCGTACGATTTGAACAAAATGTATTTGTACCCTTCCAAAAAGAAGAAGAAGTTCATTTTGTCTCCCAAGCAAAAGAAATCATCGCAAAACTTGGGATTTAG
- a CDS encoding cation diffusion facilitator family transporter has product MGHGHDHSDHQTKHKNHSHHHTSASKNLAWAFILNLIFSIFELVGGIYSNSIAIISDAFHDFGDALSLAFVWYLQKVSTKPKDRHFDYGYKRFSILGALIISVLLSVGSIFMIIESIKRFITPAESKADVMFGLAIVGVVVNGIAMIRLHHGTSFSEKAVFLHFLEDILGWVAVLIGSVFMYFWDLPWFDPLLSLCIAIWILYNAYGNTKQVMRIFLQAVPVSLNRSDLIVQWEHIKGVRSVHDIKIWSLDGNNHVASLHVLIDKKTKPNQFQNIKEQIRKIASNFDIVHTTIELETDEEKCNLHLN; this is encoded by the coding sequence ATGGGACATGGCCACGATCATTCAGATCACCAAACAAAACACAAAAACCATTCACACCATCACACATCTGCTTCCAAAAATTTAGCATGGGCATTCATTTTAAATTTAATCTTTTCTATTTTTGAATTGGTTGGTGGCATTTATTCTAATAGCATCGCCATCATTTCGGATGCATTCCATGACTTCGGTGATGCCCTTTCACTAGCTTTTGTTTGGTATCTGCAAAAAGTTTCTACAAAACCGAAAGATCGCCATTTTGATTATGGATACAAAAGATTTTCAATATTAGGTGCATTAATCATATCAGTTTTATTATCCGTTGGTTCCATTTTTATGATCATTGAATCAATCAAACGATTCATCACTCCTGCAGAATCCAAGGCTGATGTTATGTTTGGACTTGCAATTGTTGGTGTTGTCGTGAATGGAATCGCCATGATTCGTTTGCATCATGGGACTAGTTTTTCAGAAAAAGCTGTTTTTTTACATTTTTTAGAGGATATACTTGGATGGGTCGCAGTTCTTATCGGCAGTGTGTTTATGTACTTTTGGGATCTTCCTTGGTTTGATCCATTATTATCTCTGTGTATTGCTATATGGATTTTATATAATGCATATGGTAACACTAAACAGGTGATGCGAATTTTCTTACAAGCAGTACCAGTATCTCTCAATCGATCAGATTTAATTGTTCAATGGGAGCATATCAAAGGTGTCAGATCAGTACATGACATCAAAATTTGGAGTTTGGATGGCAATAATCATGTTGCTTCTCTCCATGTTTTGATCGACAAAAAAACAAAACCAAATCAATTCCAAAACATCAAAGAACAAATTAGAAAAATTGCATCCAACTTCGATATCGTACACACAACGATAGAATTAGAAACAGACGAAGAAAAGTGTAATCTCCATCTAAATTGA
- a CDS encoding glutathione S-transferase family protein — translation MKIYGDSQSGNCYKLKLVASFLKIPYEWIELDIKNGDTKTESFLKLNPNGKIPILVFDDGRVLSESNAILNFLAEGSELLPKDPFEKAKVLQWQFFEQYSHEPYIAVARFIQHYLGIPEDRRVEYESKQVGGHKALKVMEIQLEKTPYLVGDSMTLADISLFAYTHVSHEGGFDLSQYPKIKEWIQRIQNQKLFLPMNSI, via the coding sequence ATGAAAATTTACGGTGATAGTCAATCGGGTAATTGTTACAAACTAAAGTTAGTCGCTTCGTTCTTAAAGATACCTTATGAGTGGATTGAGTTAGATATCAAAAATGGAGATACCAAAACTGAATCATTTCTCAAATTAAATCCAAATGGTAAAATTCCCATCCTTGTTTTCGATGATGGAAGGGTTTTATCTGAATCAAACGCAATTTTGAATTTTTTGGCAGAAGGAAGTGAATTGTTACCAAAGGATCCATTTGAAAAAGCAAAAGTATTACAATGGCAGTTTTTCGAACAATACAGTCATGAACCTTATATTGCTGTTGCAAGATTCATCCAACATTATTTGGGAATTCCAGAAGATAGAAGAGTCGAGTATGAATCAAAACAAGTTGGTGGTCATAAAGCTCTCAAGGTAATGGAAATTCAATTAGAGAAAACACCCTATTTGGTCGGAGATTCGATGACTTTGGCAGACATTAGTTTATTTGCATATACGCATGTTTCTCATGAAGGTGGATTTGATTTATCACAATATCCAAAAATTAAAGAATGGATCCAAAGGATCCAAAATCAAAAATTATTTCTTCCTATGAATTCAATTTAG
- a CDS encoding TetR/AcrR family transcriptional regulator, producing the protein MKLTLKLLQNEFESYQNPYSEKEKDIVNAAEQVFAEQGFSGATTAELAKQAGVTERTLFKYFPTKNDLYKRVLAGLLFQTILPGHMTDLKHRLQTLNPNFKDWYIAIIKARYEAVAKEPQKLKLLLGALLFSKEFAEIFGQLWKINLYDTSLEAFRYFQEKGDIRKDLDPNQIVRASFSLGASFLITKFVLAPKYPIEVNAEIESIFSIFYLGISNQK; encoded by the coding sequence ATGAAACTTACCTTAAAACTGCTACAAAATGAATTTGAATCCTATCAAAATCCTTACTCAGAGAAGGAAAAAGACATAGTAAATGCGGCTGAGCAAGTTTTTGCAGAACAAGGATTCAGTGGGGCAACTACCGCAGAACTAGCAAAACAAGCAGGGGTTACAGAACGAACTTTGTTTAAATATTTCCCTACAAAAAATGATCTTTACAAGCGAGTGTTAGCTGGTTTACTTTTTCAGACAATTTTGCCAGGACATATGACGGATTTAAAACATAGACTTCAAACCTTAAATCCAAATTTTAAGGATTGGTATATTGCGATAATAAAAGCAAGGTATGAAGCTGTTGCCAAAGAACCACAAAAATTAAAACTTTTACTTGGCGCCCTTCTATTTTCAAAAGAATTTGCAGAGATATTTGGACAATTGTGGAAAATTAATTTGTATGATACCTCATTGGAAGCTTTTCGTTATTTTCAGGAAAAAGGTGATATTCGCAAAGACTTAGATCCAAATCAAATCGTCCGAGCTTCGTTTAGTTTGGGTGCCAGTTTTTTGATAACTAAGTTTGTATTAGCACCTAAGTATCCAATCGAAGTAAATGCAGAAATCGAATCTATATTCTCAATTTTTTACCTAGGTATATCGAATCAAAAATGA
- a CDS encoding acyl-CoA thioesterase has product MPSPNELSPKSPQESAVETRHIVLPNDANHYGTAFGGAIMSWIDLIAAMSAQRHSGREAVTVSIDRINFITPIQIGDHVNLKAMVNYVGTTSMEVGVQVNRENPYTGQMVRATTAYLSFVALDENKKPAPVPPLKLETELEKRRYAEGKMRIEMAKEFAAKIKASRKII; this is encoded by the coding sequence GTGCCCTCTCCTAATGAATTATCACCAAAGTCACCGCAAGAGTCAGCCGTCGAAACCAGACATATTGTTTTGCCCAATGATGCCAACCATTATGGAACTGCGTTTGGTGGCGCCATAATGAGTTGGATCGACTTAATTGCAGCGATGTCAGCACAAAGACATTCCGGAAGGGAAGCTGTCACAGTAAGCATTGATCGTATCAACTTTATCACACCAATCCAGATAGGGGATCATGTCAATTTGAAGGCAATGGTCAATTATGTGGGTACTACTTCGATGGAAGTGGGAGTGCAGGTGAACCGTGAAAATCCTTATACTGGTCAGATGGTTCGGGCAACAACCGCCTATCTTTCGTTTGTTGCGTTAGATGAAAACAAAAAACCAGCTCCAGTTCCTCCACTGAAATTAGAAACGGAACTTGAAAAACGCCGTTATGCGGAAGGGAAAATGCGGATCGAAATGGCAAAAGAATTTGCAGCAAAAATCAAAGCGAGCCGCAAAATCATTTAA
- a CDS encoding helix-turn-helix domain-containing protein, whose product MRYDPINDGIHKKYHAVSFKVIKAPKELQSIVHSYWEMKTVQMLEEDFILHVIPDACVNLLLNLLDTKIAAITMRKTEYVTLNLGKKFHYTGIQFLPGMWQGNPKEIVSGFVDQPYQGNLPLVATAIRLLHLEFENFSDIFSELVQTLLKEGIVKNNELISIILENLDEIESVEDMAVYGNLSPRQLQRKLKQATGFSPHDFLKIIRLQKALKGHYLDFYTDQSHFIHSFRKITGYTPKEYFKHFDV is encoded by the coding sequence ATGAGATACGATCCAATCAATGATGGCATTCATAAAAAGTATCATGCTGTTTCCTTCAAGGTAATCAAGGCACCTAAAGAATTACAGTCCATTGTCCATTCTTACTGGGAAATGAAAACAGTTCAGATGTTAGAGGAAGATTTTATCCTACATGTGATTCCAGATGCCTGTGTGAATTTGCTACTTAATTTATTGGATACAAAAATTGCCGCAATCACGATGAGAAAAACAGAATACGTAACACTCAATTTAGGTAAAAAGTTTCATTATACAGGCATTCAATTTTTGCCGGGAATGTGGCAAGGGAATCCAAAAGAAATCGTTTCTGGGTTTGTGGACCAACCTTATCAAGGGAACTTACCTCTCGTGGCAACGGCAATCCGTCTGTTGCATTTAGAGTTTGAAAATTTTTCTGATATCTTTTCAGAACTTGTGCAAACATTATTGAAAGAAGGAATTGTAAAGAACAATGAATTAATCAGTATAATCTTAGAAAATTTGGATGAGATTGAGTCGGTGGAGGATATGGCAGTTTATGGAAACTTATCTCCAAGACAGTTACAACGTAAACTCAAACAGGCAACAGGATTTTCTCCTCACGATTTTTTAAAAATAATCAGATTACAAAAGGCATTAAAAGGCCATTATCTCGATTTTTATACAGACCAATCTCATTTCATCCACTCCTTTCGTAAAATCACAGGTTACACACCAAAAGAATATTTTAAACACTTCGATGTCTGA
- a CDS encoding 3D domain-containing protein codes for MIRKTSFVSVCPSLKPYHLSNCMETNPIEVTDAIWKNPRYIFFEKEAIHNRKSNSFPIGPLGSGGIRLVEGRSVAMDKQIPLGFPVLLSFPSTKQTYHDHLAFVHDRGNAIQGEGRVDFYLGNGFGIDEVANQLLTKGKVVLLVPRKNDCQTVYSKECNRRQSKSME; via the coding sequence TTGATCCGAAAAACTTCCTTTGTTTCTGTTTGTCCAAGTTTAAAGCCATATCATCTTTCCAATTGTATGGAAACAAATCCAATCGAAGTAACAGATGCTATCTGGAAAAATCCAAGGTATATTTTTTTTGAAAAAGAAGCCATTCATAATCGTAAATCCAATTCGTTTCCCATCGGACCATTGGGAAGTGGTGGCATAAGGCTTGTCGAAGGTCGATCAGTGGCGATGGACAAACAAATTCCCCTTGGATTTCCAGTCCTTTTGAGTTTTCCTTCCACCAAACAGACATATCATGACCATCTGGCATTTGTTCACGATCGTGGGAATGCCATCCAAGGCGAAGGAAGAGTTGATTTTTATTTAGGCAATGGATTTGGAATTGATGAGGTTGCAAACCAACTGTTAACCAAAGGAAAAGTAGTATTACTTGTTCCACGAAAAAATGACTGCCAAACTGTTTACTCTAAAGAATGTAACCGTCGGCAATCAAAATCAATGGAATGA
- a CDS encoding DAPG hydrolase family protein, with product MKRVKLGLLPILEIEWLRKSVDSAKSGREILPDGRVKYWIQHEILKEVAPKMLVWWFQNLEGDIEYKGKHYNRYHVWHPEDHVHVSYEKRKEDGSIGPGAVLRIVEYLGRQKKYLVNVISPIEKLDEDGFIHNPKLYGLLPLARMEYRFQQTDDGTYYENCLIVGWKGFSFRFLRPIFEFLFFDKKHGYAWIKHNIEEVGQFQNFLPDLYRKENENLR from the coding sequence ATGAAACGAGTCAAATTAGGGTTGTTACCCATACTTGAAATTGAATGGCTTCGGAAATCTGTGGATTCGGCTAAATCTGGAAGGGAAATTTTACCCGATGGGCGAGTGAAATATTGGATCCAACATGAAATTCTAAAGGAAGTAGCGCCTAAAATGTTGGTTTGGTGGTTTCAAAATCTGGAAGGAGACATCGAATACAAAGGAAAACATTACAATCGATACCATGTATGGCATCCAGAAGACCATGTTCATGTGAGTTATGAAAAACGGAAAGAAGATGGTTCGATCGGACCTGGCGCTGTATTACGAATCGTAGAATACCTTGGCCGACAAAAAAAGTATTTAGTCAATGTAATTAGTCCGATTGAAAAATTGGATGAGGATGGATTCATTCATAATCCTAAATTATATGGATTATTACCTTTAGCAAGAATGGAATACCGTTTCCAACAAACCGATGACGGAACATATTATGAGAATTGTCTAATTGTCGGATGGAAAGGATTTTCATTTCGATTTTTAAGACCAATTTTTGAGTTTCTATTCTTTGACAAAAAACATGGATATGCTTGGATCAAACATAATATAGAAGAAGTTGGTCAGTTTCAAAATTTTTTGCCTGATCTCTATAGGAAAGAAAATGAAAATTTACGGTGA
- a CDS encoding DUF1330 domain-containing protein, with amino-acid sequence MDHKSHWETIVGLQVKDENLYAEYRKAMKSILELYEGGFRYDFKIQETLKSETENPINRVFLIYFKNKERKQSFFADPEYKKIREKYFVPSVESTTQIAEYEHIIN; translated from the coding sequence ATGGATCATAAATCACACTGGGAAACAATTGTTGGTTTGCAGGTAAAAGATGAAAATCTATATGCAGAATATCGAAAGGCAATGAAAAGTATTTTGGAACTTTATGAAGGTGGTTTTCGTTATGATTTCAAAATCCAAGAAACTTTAAAATCAGAAACAGAAAACCCTATCAATCGAGTATTTCTCATTTACTTCAAAAACAAAGAAAGAAAACAGAGTTTTTTTGCAGATCCCGAATACAAAAAAATTAGGGAAAAATATTTTGTTCCATCGGTAGAAAGTACAACTCAAATTGCCGAGTACGAACATATTATAAATTAA
- a CDS encoding MFS transporter translates to MNHFFNKVKVLGIFSITQTVFQIGTVMIMAVSALAGQTIAPSPESASLPVSFVILGTLIGLVPASKFMKWYGSKYGLLLGTIIGIFGAILATYAMWEKSFILFTLAHLLFGLHQSFIQYLRFVAMESVATHDRASALSWILIAGIPAAFLGPLAGLQGKDLFPSSMFLGCYLILVASLSLQFALITFLPSPNKRKAIEESTMELISPRDVTRPLSFHFKNLGLWVSILATAFSFGLMAMLMTAVPVAMKSHGHAMHASTLVLQWHVLGMYIPSFFSGFLVRKMTAPFLILLGVFVMGLECISALQGTEFLPFAVALIFLGIGWNFMYVGGTNLLVEQYHPSEKNSIQAINDTIVYSFAILSTYSAGYLEHKIGWLSLNLVSIPFLIFVSIVTLYYIQKRGRLNFYHGS, encoded by the coding sequence ATGAACCATTTCTTTAATAAAGTAAAAGTCCTTGGAATTTTTTCTATCACTCAAACTGTCTTCCAAATTGGCACGGTGATGATTATGGCAGTTTCTGCCCTTGCTGGCCAAACAATCGCTCCTTCCCCTGAATCAGCTTCCCTTCCAGTTTCCTTTGTGATTTTGGGAACACTCATTGGACTTGTACCAGCTTCTAAGTTTATGAAATGGTATGGTAGTAAATATGGTTTACTGCTTGGTACGATCATTGGAATTTTTGGAGCCATCCTCGCAACATATGCGATGTGGGAAAAAAGTTTTATTCTATTTACCTTAGCACACTTGTTATTTGGTCTTCACCAATCTTTTATCCAATATCTTCGTTTTGTAGCAATGGAATCTGTAGCAACTCATGACCGAGCAAGTGCTCTTTCATGGATTTTAATTGCAGGGATACCAGCTGCCTTTTTAGGACCACTTGCTGGTTTACAAGGTAAGGACCTGTTCCCTTCCTCTATGTTTTTGGGATGTTATTTGATTTTGGTGGCTTCTTTATCCTTGCAATTTGCATTGATCACCTTCCTTCCATCACCTAACAAACGCAAAGCAATAGAAGAAAGTACAATGGAACTGATTTCACCAAGAGATGTGACTCGTCCCCTATCATTTCATTTTAAAAACTTAGGACTTTGGGTTTCGATCCTTGCTACTGCATTTAGTTTTGGTTTAATGGCAATGCTTATGACAGCTGTTCCAGTTGCGATGAAATCACATGGCCATGCCATGCATGCATCTACACTTGTTTTGCAATGGCATGTGTTAGGGATGTACATTCCTTCATTTTTCTCTGGATTTTTGGTTCGGAAAATGACGGCACCTTTTTTGATTCTATTAGGTGTTTTTGTAATGGGACTCGAATGTATTTCTGCCTTACAAGGAACAGAATTTTTGCCTTTTGCAGTAGCTCTTATCTTCCTTGGTATTGGATGGAATTTTATGTATGTTGGTGGTACAAACTTACTTGTAGAACAGTACCATCCTTCTGAAAAAAATTCAATCCAAGCTATCAACGATACAATTGTTTATTCGTTTGCAATCCTATCCACTTATAGTGCAGGTTATCTCGAACATAAAATTGGTTGGTTATCTTTAAATTTAGTGAGTATACCTTTTTTGATTTTTGTTTCAATCGTTACATTGTATTACATCCAAAAAAGAGGTAGGTTGAATTTTTATCATGGATCATAA
- a CDS encoding putative bifunctional diguanylate cyclase/phosphodiesterase has product MITDKRNYVYWLKFRKDTGPLLRSFLIAASGLFLVAATLHLTPYFTKSGEIDFIFFIVNLGISVLFLLEYLLKNKVPLIFRVFTLIGTAIFISVLSFFRSGLLGTGEISLAFIIISFFVFLPPIPSLISAILISIVPAVFGICVYFSLLFFPEELGIRNQSPREWYFKSVSLIIFSILSGFLIQRLRAKLIKNIIYLKESRAKILKSNQHIDKLAFYDSLTQLPNRYLFETSIHNRISKGQKDAFVLLINIKGIKVINALHGIGFGDQILALIGNILKQYSSERPDILIASLGGDEFILWIENSSRPRIEDAIIKFDLNNNQTLTPDRLGHRLQYRVSGIHFPTEANDLDEVIRKLSIAMNVARENSINHLVWFEPEMEKKIEREQKLKNQLEKAIESNEFKIAYQEKVDIKTQTVVGLEALARWSVNDYGDISPEEFIPIITKSELIVPFGKNIFQKVVNQIPKLLTSYGNEIKISINISPIFFLYPNFNEYVIEYLKEQSIDPKVLIFEITEDVFIDEIETIQKIVSSLRSNGISVSLDDFGKGYSSLHYMQKIQFDELKIDKSFLDDIAISDRNFLLLESICHLADSLGLKTIAEGIEREEQIHRLKKTSCHIVQGYLYSKPMILFE; this is encoded by the coding sequence ATGATCACTGACAAACGAAACTATGTCTATTGGCTAAAATTTCGAAAAGACACAGGTCCACTGCTTCGAAGTTTTTTAATCGCAGCTTCCGGGCTTTTTTTAGTTGCAGCAACTTTACACCTAACGCCGTATTTTACGAAATCTGGCGAAATTGATTTTATTTTTTTCATCGTTAACTTAGGAATTTCAGTTTTATTTTTACTTGAGTATCTCCTAAAAAACAAAGTCCCACTTATTTTTCGGGTATTCACTTTGATTGGCACTGCGATATTTATTTCTGTATTATCATTTTTTAGAAGTGGACTACTGGGAACTGGAGAAATCTCTCTTGCCTTCATCATCATCTCCTTTTTTGTATTTCTGCCACCAATCCCTAGTTTAATTTCAGCTATTCTTATATCAATTGTCCCCGCTGTTTTCGGAATCTGTGTTTACTTTTCTCTTTTATTTTTTCCAGAAGAATTAGGGATTAGAAACCAAAGCCCAAGAGAGTGGTATTTTAAATCTGTTAGTTTGATCATATTTTCCATCCTTTCAGGTTTTTTGATCCAAAGGTTAAGAGCCAAATTAATCAAAAACATTATATATCTAAAAGAATCCAGAGCGAAAATTTTAAAATCTAATCAACATATCGACAAACTAGCATTTTACGATTCATTAACTCAGTTACCAAATCGATATTTATTTGAAACCTCCATTCACAACCGAATTTCAAAAGGTCAAAAAGACGCATTTGTTTTACTCATCAATATTAAAGGGATCAAAGTGATCAATGCATTGCATGGCATTGGATTTGGTGATCAGATTTTGGCTCTTATTGGAAATATATTAAAACAATACTCATCAGAGAGACCAGATATTTTGATTGCGAGTTTAGGTGGAGATGAATTTATACTTTGGATAGAAAACTCTTCAAGACCAAGAATTGAAGATGCCATCATCAAATTCGATTTGAACAACAATCAAACTCTTACACCCGATAGATTAGGACATCGATTGCAATACCGAGTATCTGGAATTCATTTTCCAACCGAGGCTAATGACTTGGATGAGGTCATTCGCAAACTTTCCATTGCCATGAATGTTGCTAGAGAAAACTCAATTAATCACCTTGTTTGGTTTGAACCAGAAATGGAGAAAAAAATTGAAAGAGAACAAAAATTAAAAAACCAATTAGAAAAAGCGATAGAATCGAATGAATTTAAAATCGCTTACCAAGAAAAGGTAGATATCAAAACACAAACAGTAGTTGGACTGGAAGCACTCGCAAGATGGAGTGTGAATGACTATGGAGATATTTCACCAGAGGAATTCATTCCAATCATCACAAAATCAGAGCTCATTGTACCCTTTGGTAAAAATATTTTTCAAAAAGTAGTCAATCAGATCCCTAAACTTTTAACGTCTTACGGCAATGAAATTAAAATTTCAATCAATATCTCCCCTATCTTCTTTTTATACCCAAATTTTAATGAATATGTAATTGAATATTTAAAAGAACAATCGATTGATCCTAAAGTTCTCATTTTTGAAATAACTGAAGATGTATTTATTGATGAAATAGAAACTATCCAGAAGATTGTGTCTTCCCTTCGATCAAATGGAATCTCGGTTTCCTTAGATGATTTTGGAAAAGGTTACTCTTCATTACATTATATGCAAAAAATACAGTTCGATGAACTAAAAATCGACAAATCATTCTTGGATGACATTGCTATATCAGATAGAAACTTTTTATTATTGGAATCTATTTGCCATTTAGCTGATTCTCTTGGTTTAAAAACAATAGCAGAAGGCATTGAACGAGAGGAACAAATCCATCGACTTAAAAAAACTTCCTGCCATATTGTACAAGGTTATCTATATTCAAAACCAATGATTCTATTCGAATGA